In Spirochaetota bacterium, the genomic stretch CACTTCTTCAGGCGACAGCTCTTTGTATGAGGCAAGTATGTCCTTATATTTTCCGCTTTTAATAACATTCATCCGTATGCCCAATTTTTCAAAAAGTCCCCGTAAATTAGGAGCTATCGCAATAACTCCTATTGAACCAGTAATAGTGCCATAATTTGCAACAATGACATTACAGGCTGACGCTATGTAGTAACCACCGGATGCGGCTAAATCGCCCATGGATGCAACAATAGGTATATTTTTTTTCTTAAGCGATAGTAACTTATTATAGATCTCCTGTGTTGCAGCAACAGTGCCACCCGGGGAATTAATCCTCACCACTATTGCCTTGATACGGCTATCAGATGCAAGTTCATCAAGGCGCTTCACAACATAATCTGCATTTGCCTGCGAAAGCATATCACCGGTTGATTCAATGCGTCCATACACACGTACCACGCCAACACCTGGGCCTTCAGCAAGAGTTATGCGGACTCCTAAAGTTTCCTGTCTTTGCATGGTAATGCTTATTTGAATTACGGCTAGCACTACCGCAAAAACCA encodes the following:
- the sppA gene encoding signal peptide peptidase SppA, which produces MDKNRRILIAILVILVFAVVLAVIQISITMQRQETLGVRITLAEGPGVGVVRVYGRIESTGDMLSQANADYVVKRLDELASDSRIKAIVVRINSPGGTVAATQEIYNKLLSLKKKNIPIVASMGDLAASGGYYIASACNVIVANYGTITGSIGVIAIAPNLRGLFEKLGIRMNVIKSGKYKDILASYKELSPEEVQLIQQIIDTSYQKFVHDVAVGRNMAVSDIMPYADGRVFTGSQAVEYKLVDELGTFEDALNKARQLAKLPEDSAVYEDTASPFERILATMSSFVKPKLEQYIPTQYNLVEYSYMP